The proteins below are encoded in one region of Danio rerio strain Tuebingen ecotype United States chromosome 12, GRCz12tu, whole genome shotgun sequence:
- the prkar1ab gene encoding protein kinase, cAMP-dependent, regulatory, type I, alpha (tissue specific extinguisher 1) b isoform X1 — protein MASGSVSSEEEKSLRECEVYVQKHNVQQLLKDCIVQLCTSRPDRPMAFLREYFERLEKEESKQLLNQQKASSRSDSREDEVSPPMNPVVKGRRRRGAISAEVYTEEDAASYVRKVIPKDYKTMAALAKAIEKNVLFSHLDDNERSDIFDAMFPVTYIAGEIVIQQGDEGDNFYVIDQGEMDVYVNNEWATSIGEGGSFGELALIYGTPRAATVRAKTNVKLWGIDRDSYRRILMGSTLRKRKMYEEFLSKVSILESLDKWERLTVADALEPVQFEDSQKIVVQGEPGDEFFIILEGCAAVLQRRSENEEFVEVGRLGPSDYFGKSHKNMEV, from the exons ATGGCATCAGGCAGTGTGAGCAGCGAGGAGGAGAAGAGTCTGAGGGAATGTGAGGTATATGTGCAGAAACACAACGTTCAGCAGCTGCTGAAGGACTGCATCGTGCAGCTGTGCACCTCACGGCCCGACAGACCCATGGCCTTCCTCAGAGAATACTTCGAGAGGCTGGAGAAG GAGGAATCGAAGCAGCTCCTGAACCAGCAGAAGGCCAGCTCTCGCTCCGACTCTCGTGAAGATGAGGTTTCTCCTCCCATGAACCCTGTGGTGAAGGGCCGTCGGCGGAGAGGCGCCATCAGCGCTGAGGTCTACACCGAAGAGGACGCCGCTTCCTACGTCAGAAAG GTCATTCCTAAAGACTACAAAACCATGGCGGCTCTTGCCAAAGCCATCGAAAAGAACGTGCTCTTCTCACATCTGGATGACAATGAAAGAAG TGACATATTTGATGCCATGTTTCCAGTCACCTACATTGCTGGAGAGATCGTCATCCAGCAGG GCGACGAGGGAGATAACTTCTATGTCATTGACCAGGGTGAAATGGAT GTGTATGTGAACAATGAGTGGGCGACCAGCATTGGCGAGGGCGGCAGTTTTGGAGAGCTGGCGTTAATCTACGGCACCCCGAGAGCCGCCACCGTCAGAGCCAAGACCAACGTGAAGCTGTGGGGCATCGACAGAGACAGCTATAGGAGAATACTGATG GGAAGCACTTTGAGGAAAAGGAAGATGTACGAGGAGTTCTTGAGCAAAGTATCTATTTTAG aGTCTCTGGATAAGTGGGAGCGTCTGACGGTGGCTGACGCTCTAGAACCGGTTCAGTTTGAGGACAGTCAGAAGATCGTGGTTCAGGGAGAACCGGGAGACGAGTTCTTCATCATCCTGGAG GGATGCGCGGCCGTTCTGCAGCGCAGGTCAGAGAATGAGGAGTTTGTGGAGGTGGGCAGGTTAGGACCCTCAGACTACTTCGGTAAGAGCCATAAAAACATGGAGGTTTAA